The genomic window GACATCCTCCAGTCGGTGCCCGTCCTCGGCTTCCTGACCGTGGCCGTGACCGGGTTCCTCGCGCTCTTCCCCGGTTCGATGCTCGGCCTGGAGTGCGCGGCGATCTTCGCGATCTTCACCTCCCAGGCGTGGAACATGACCTTCGGGTTCTACTCCTCCCTCACCTCGCTGCCCCGTGAACTGGACGAACTCTCCCGCTCGTTCGGATTCACCCGGTGGATGCGGTTCTGGAAGGTGGAGCTGCCCGCCGGAGCGATCGGCATGGTCTGGAACGGCATGATGAGCTTCGGCGGGGGCTGGTTCTTCCTCGTCGCCTCCGAGGCGATCAGCGTCAACAACCAGAACTACGCGCTCCCCGGTGTCGGCTCCTACGCCGGTGCCGCGATCGCGGACGGCGACCTCGGAAAGGTCGGCTGGGCCGTCCTCGCCATGGCCGTCATGGTGATCGGTGTGAACTTCCTCTTCTGGCGGCCGCTGACCGCCTGGGCGGAGCGGTTCAAGAACGAGCAGTCCGGGGCGAGCGAGGTCCAGAAGTCCCTGGTGCTGGACCTGCTGCGCCGCTCCCACTGGCCGCAGCTGACCGGCCGGGTGCTGCGTCCCGCAGGACGCGCCCTCAACCGGGCGGGCCGGGTCCTCGGCGTCGACGACCGCCCGCTGGCCGTGGACCGCAAGCGGCAGCGCACCGGCGACATCGCCTTCGCCGTCGTCGCGGGCGCGCTGATCCTGTGGGGCCTGGCCGACCTGGCCGGCTACCTCAACGCCCGTACGGGCCTCGGTGTGTTCGGCGAGCCGCTGCTGCTCGGCCTGGTGACGCTCGCCCGGGTCGTCGTCCTGGTGGCCGTGGCCACGGTCATCTGGGTGCCGATCGGCGTGAAGATCGGCTTCTCGCCGAAGCTGACCAGGATCGCCCAGCCCGTCGTCCAGGTGCTCGCCAGCTTCCCCGCCAACTTCCTCTTCCCGCTGGCGGTCTGGTTCTTCCTGAAGACCGGACTGTCGATCGACGTCGGCGGCATCCTGCTGATGGCACTCGGCGCCCAGTGGTACATCCTCTTCAACACCATCGCCGGCGCCATGGCCATCCCCACCGACCTGCGCGAGGCCATGGACGACCTGGGCGTGCGTGGCTGGCAGCGCTGGAAGCGGCTGATCATCCCCGGCATCTTCCCGGCGTACGTCACCGGCGGCATCACCGCGAGCGGCGGTGCCTGGAACGCCTCGATCGTCGCCGAGATCGTCACCTTCGGCGGTACGACGCTGACCGCCACCGGCCTCGGCGCGTACATCGCCCAAGCCACTGAGGCCGGTGACTTCCCCAGGCTGCTGGCCGGCGTCGCGGTGATGAGCGTGTACGTCGTCGCCCTCAACCGCCTCGTCTGGCGCCGCCTGTACCGGCTCGCCGAGAGCCGCTACTCCCTCTGAACCCCGTACTTCCGAGCCTCTGAAACCCGAGCCTCTGAGCTTCCGGGTTTCCGAACTTCCGTACCTCTGTACCTCTGTACGTCCGAACCTCCGTACTTCTGAACTTCCTTACGTCTGACACGCCTTGGAGTCCGTCATGGTGCTGAACACGCTGCGCAACCTGCGCTCCGCCCCCTCCCTCACGAACACTCTCCTCGCCCCGGCCCCCGGCGCTCCGGCGCGTCCGGCCGCGGACGGAGAGGTCCTGCTGGAGACGGCCGGCCTGACCAAGTCCTACGCAGGCGCCGACGGCGAACTGCCCGTCCTGTCCGGCATCGACCTCCAGGTCCGCGCCGGTGAGGTCGTCGCCCTGCTCGGCAGGTCCGGCTCCGGCAAGTCCACGCTGCTGCGCTGCCTGGCCGGCCTCGTGCCCGCCAGCTCCGGCGGCGTCACGTACCGCGGCGCCCCGCTGACCGGGGCCAACCCCGGCACCGCCATGGTCTTCCAGACCTTCGCCCTGCTGCCCTGGCTGACCGTCCAGCAGAACGTCGAACTCGGCCTGGAGGCCAAGGGCCTCTCCGCCGACGAGCGCGCCGAGGCCGCCCTGCGGGCCATCGACCTCATCGGGCTCGACGGCTTCGAGTCCGCGTACCCGAAGGAGCTCTCCGGCGGTATGCGCCAGCGCGTCGGCTTCGCCCGCGCGCTCGTCGTCGAGCCGGACGTGCTGCTGATGGACGAGCCCTTCTCCGCCCTCGACGTCCTCACCGCGGAGAACCTGCGCGGCGAGCTGATGGAACTGTGGGAGTCCGGCCAGTTCCCCACGCGTGCCATCGTGCTCGTCACCCACAACATCGAAGAGGCCGTGCTCATGGCCGACCGGATCGTGGTCCTCGGCTCGCGGCCGTACGGCACCATCCGCGAGACCTTCGAGGTCGGCCTGGAGCGGCCCCGGGACCGCAACGCGCGCGCGTTCGAGGAGCTCATCGACCGCGTCTACCGCACCATGACGGGCCGCGAGAAGGAGACGCGCACCCCCGGTCGCACCGACGCGGTCGAGCCCGAGCGGCGCACCCCCGCCAACACCCCGCTCCCGCCGGCCGGGGTCGACGGGCTCTCGGGACTGGCCGAGATGGTCGCCCACCGCGGCGGCAGCTGCGACCTGGCCGACCTCACCGACGAACTCGGCCTGGAGGTCGACGACATGCTGCCGCAGGTCGACGCCCTGGAGCTGCTCGGCTTCGCCACCGTCAGCGGGGACGACCTGGTGCTCACCGAGGCCGGGACCGGCTTCGCGCGCGCCGACGTCCAGCAGTCCAAGACGATCTTCGCCGACGCCGCCATGGGCGCGCCGCTGGTGCGGCTGATCGTCGCCAGCCTCCGGCAGAACCCGAAGGGCACCCTGCGCGCCGGCTTCTTCCGTGACGTGCTCGCCCACCACTTCACCAGCGAACAGGTCACCCGGCAGCTGGAGACCGCCACCGACTGGGGCCGCTACGCCGAGCTGTACTCGTACGACGCCGAGCCGCAGGAGTACCGCCTCGACGAGTCCGGTACGGGCAACGGCAAGGCGACCGGTACGAGCAGCGGCACCGAGCGCTGAGAGGCTTCCGCGCCGCCGCCCGTCACGGAGTCACCGGCCGCCGGCATGGCTGTCTCCAGCAGGTCTCGGACGTGGGTGCCGTCGGCGCGGTAGGTGCCTTCCCTGCGGGAGCTCACCAGACCGGCCGCGCGCAGCTTCGCCAGGTGCTGGGAGGTGGCGGCGACATGGGCGCCCAGCATCTCCGCCAGCGCGCCCACCGGCAGTCCATGGCCACTACGCGCAGTGCCCGCGAGGACTCCCGGATCCTCGGAGGATTCCGCGGCGGCGGGCGCTGAAACCCGCCACAGACCCCGCTGAGCTGCGCAAACGCGCCGCCGGACGTCCCGGCGGCGGCGCCCGGCGCCCCGTTTCCGCCGCCGGGCGCCCGTCCGCGTACGAGATGCGTCAATACGGCCCTGCGGTCCGTATGGGAGGCGTTAACGCGAGCCGTGTCGTGGCCGAAAAGCGGTTTCCTCGAATCGTCCGAGTATCCGAACCTCTTCCAGGAGCTCACGATGGCCGACCTGGCCTTCGTCGTCACCACGATCGTGGTTTTCGCACTGGTGGCTCTCGCCGCCAAGGGGGTGGCGAAGCTGTGACCGCCGAGAACATCGTCGGCCTGATCGTCGCCGTCGCCCTGCTGGGTTATCTCGTCCTCGCCCTCGTCAAGCCGGAGAGGTTCTGAGTACCGATATGAGCCCCGTCCTCGCCGGTGTGCTCCAGCTGCTCGCGCTGATCGCGGCGCTCGCGCTGGCCTACCGTCCGCTCGGTGACTACATGGCCCGGGTCTACTCCTCCGACAAGCACCTGCGCGTCGAGAAGTGGATCTACAAGGCCATCGGCGCCAACCCGACCGCCGAGATGCGCTGGCCCGCCTATCTGCGCGGCGTCCTCGCCTTCTCCGCCGTCAGTGTCCTCTTCCTCTACCTGCTGCAGCGCGTCCAGGGCAGCCTGCCCGGCTCGCTCGGCTTCTCCTCCATCGACCCGGACCAGGCGTTCAACACCGCCGCGTCGTTCGTGTCGAACACCAACTGGCAGTCGTACTACGGCGAGCAGGCCATGGGCCACGTCGTGCAGACCGGCGGTCTTGCGGTGCAGAACTTCGTCTCCGCGGCCGTGGGCATCGCCGTCGCGGTGGCGCTCGTACGCGGTTTCGCCCTCCCCCGAACTCTTCGCTCCGCTCGAGCAGGGGGGACCCCCACCCGCACCGGTGAGCTGGGCAACTTCTGGGCCGACCTGGTCCGCGGCATCGTCCGCATCCTGCTCCCGATCTCCGTGGTCGGCGCGATCGTCCTGGTCGCGGCGGGTGCCATCCAGAACTTCGCCGGCATCCACGAGGTCGGCCAGTTCATGGGCGGCAGCCAGCAGTGGAACGGCGGCGCGGTCGCCTCGCAGGAGGTCATCAAGGAGCTGGGCACCAACGGCGGCGGCTACTTCAACGCCAACTCGGCCCACCCCTTCGAGAACCCGAACGCGTTCACCAACATCTTCGAGATCTTCCTGATCCTGCTCATCCCCTTCGCCCTGACCCGGACCTTCGGCAAGATGGTCGGCTCGGTCAGGCAGGGCTACGCGATCCTCGCGGCGATGGGCATCATCTGGATCGGCTTCACCGTCCTGATGTGGTGGACCGAGTTCGCGGGCCGCGGCCCGGCCTTCGAGATCGCTGGCGGCGCGCTGGAGGGCAAGGAGACCCGCTTCGGCATCGGCGCCTCGTCGATCTTCGCGGTCGCCACGACGCTCACCTCGACCGGTGCGGTGGACTCCTTCCACTCCTCCTTCACCGGCTTCGGCGGCGGCATCACCATGCTGGGCATGCAGCTCGGCGAGATCGCCCCCGGTGGTGTCGGCTCCGGCCTCTACGGCATGCTGATCATGGCGATCATCGCGGTGTTCATCGCGGGCCTCATGGTCGGCCGTACGCCCGAGTACCTCGGCAAGAAGATCGGCACCCGCGAGATCAAGCTGGCGGCGCTGTACATCCTGGTCACCCCGGCGCTGGTGCTCTGCTTCACCGCCGCGGCCATGGCCCTGCCGACCCCGGGCAACTCGATGACCAACAGCGGCGCGCACGGCTTCTCCGAGATCCTGTACGCCTACACCTCCGGCGCGAACAACAACGGCTCCGCCTTCGCGGGCCTCAACGCCGACACCCAGTGGTTCAACACCACGATCGGACTGGCCATGCTGCTCGGCCGGTTCCTCCCGATGGTGTTCGTCCTGGCGCTGGCCGGCTCGCTCGCCGAGCAGAAGCCGGTCCCCGCCACCGCAGGCACGCTGCGGACCGACAAGCCCCTCTACGCGGGCCTGCTGGTCGGCACGATCCTGATCATCACCGGTCTGACCTACTTCCCGGCCCTGGCGCTGGGTCCGCTCGCCGAAGGGCTGGCGTCATGACCACGAACGTAAAGAAGCACGAGGACGCTGTGGAGCAGACGTCTACCGCCACCCCGACCCGGGCGCCCCACAGCGATGTGCCCACCGGTCACAAGCCGGAGAGCGGACGCGTCGGCGCCGGTCTCTTCGACCCCAAGCAGCTGGTCAAGTCCCTCCCGGACGCGATCCGCAAGCTGGACCCGCGCGTGATGGTCAAGTCGCCGGTCATGTTCGTGGTCCTCGTCGGCTCGGTGATCACCACCGTGCTGGCGGTCAAGGACCCGGGCAACTGGTTCGGCTGGGCGATCGCGGCCTGGCTGTGGCTCACCACGATCTTCGCCAACCTGGCGGAGGCCGTCGCGGAGGGCCGCGGCAAGGCGCAGGCGGACACCCTGCGCAAGGCCAAGACCGACACCGTGGCGCGCCGCCTCGTCGGCACGAACGAGGAGCGGGTGCCCGGCACCGAGTTGCGCATCGGCGACCTCGTGGTCTGCGAGGCCGGCGACATCATCCCCGGCGACGGTGACGTCGTCGAGGGCGTGGCCTCCGTGGACGAGTCCGCCATCACCGGCGAGTCCGCCCCGGTCATCCGTGAGTCCGGCGGCGACCGCTCGGCCGTCACCGGCGGCACGAAGGTGCTGTCCGACCGGATCGTCATCAAGATCACGACGAAGCCGGGCGAGACCTTCATCGACCGGATGATCAGCCTGGTCGAGGGCGCCGCACGGCAGAAGACGCCCAACGAGATCGCGCTGAACATCCTGCTCGCCTCGCTGACCATCGTCTTCCTGCTCGCGGTCGTGACGCTGAAGCCGTTCGCGATCTACGCGGGCGCCGATGCGCAGACCTCGATGATCGTGCTCGTCGCGCTGCTGGTCTGCCTCATCCCGACCACGATCGGCGCACTGCTGTCGGCGATCGGCATCGCCGGCATGGACCGCCTCGTCCAGCGCAACGTGCTGGCCATGTCGGGCCGTGCGGTCGAGGCCGCCGGCGACGTCTCCACGCTGCTGCTCGACAAGACCGGCACGATCACCCTCGGCAACCGCCAGGCCGCCGAGTTCGTCCCGGTCCAGGGCACCACCGAGGCCGAGGTCGCCGACGCCGCCCAGCTCTCCTCGCTCGCCGACGAGACGCCCGAGGGCCGCTCCGTCGTCGTCCTGGCGAAGGAGAAGTACGGGCTGCGCGAGCGCCACCAGGGCGAGCTGGCCCACGCCACCTGGATCGCCTTCACCGCCCAGACCCGTATGTCGGGTGTGGACATCGACGGGCGCAAGGTCCGCAAGGGCGCTGCCGGTTCGGTCATGGCCTGGGTCCAGGAGGAGGGCGGCACCGTCGCGGACGACGCCGACACCATCTCCAACCGCATCTCCGAGGCCGGCGGCACACCGCTGCTGGTCGCCGTCAAGGACGAGAAGGGCGCCCGAGTCCTGGGCGTCATCCACCTCAAGGACGTCGTCAAGGACGGCATGCGCGAGCGGTTCCAGGAACTGCGCCGCATGGGCATCAAGACCGTCATGATCACGGGTGACAACCCGCTGACCGCCAAGGCGATCGCCGAGGAGGCGGGCGTCGACGACTTCCTCGCGGAGGCAACTCCCGAGGACAAGATGGCACTCATCAAGCGGGAGCAGGCCGGGGGCAAGCTCGTCGCGATGACCGGTGACGGTACGAACGACGCCCCGGCGCTGGCCCAGGCGGACGTCGGCGTGGCGATGAACACCGGCACCTCGGCCGCCAAGGAGGCCGGGAACATGGTGGACCTCGACTCCAACCCGACCAAGCTGATCGAGATCGTCGAGATCGGCAAGCAGCTCCTCATCACCCGAGGCGCCCTGACGACCTTCTCGATCGCCAACGACGTGGCGAAGTACTTCGCGATCATCCCCGCGATGTTCGCGGTCGCCTACCCGAGCCTGGACAAGCTCAACATCATGGCGCTGTCCTCGCCCGAGTCCGCGATCCTCTCCGCGGTCATCTTCAACGCGCTGATCATCATCGCGCTCGTGCCGCTCGCCCTGAAGGGCGTGCAGTACCGGCCGACCAGCGCCGACAAGATGCTCCGCCGCAACCTCGGGATCTACGGACTCGGCGGCCTCGTCGCCCCGTTCATCGGCATCAAGGTCATCGACATGCTCATCTCCCTCATCCCCGGAATCGGCTGATCGCCATGAACACTTCGTTTGGAAACGCGGCACGGCTGATCGGGGCCGGGCTCCGCGCCCTGCTCGTCCTGACCCTGGTGACGGGCGTCATCTACCCGCTGGTGGTCACGGGCATCGCCCAGGGCCTGTTCAGCGACAAGGCGAACGGCTCGGAGATCACGGCGGACGGCAAGGTCGTCGGCTCCTCGCTGATCGGGCAGACGTACAACCTGCCCAAGAAGGACCCCGATGACGCGGAGGAGGCCGCGGTCCCGGACCTGAAGTGGTTCCAGCCGCGCCCGTCCAACGGCCTGGGGAGCAACAGCGTCAACACCCAGTACTCGCTCATCCTCTCCGGAGCGACCAACCGCTCCGGCGACAACGAGGACCTGATCCAGTGGGTCAAGGACGCCAAGGCCGCCGTGGTCAAGGACAACTCCACCGCCGACTACAAGGTCAAGCCATCGGACGTGCCGGCCGACGCCGTCACCTCCTCCGGCTCCGGCCTGGACCCGCACATCTCCCCGGAGTACGCGGAGCTCCAGGCCCACCGGGTCGCCGAGAAGAACAACCTCCCCCTCGCCCAGGTCGACAAGCTCGTCGCCGACCACACCCAGGGCCGGATCCTCGGCTTCATGGGCGAGCCCCGGGTCAACGTCCTCGAACTCAACATCGCGCTGAAGGACCTGGCGAGCAAGAGCTGAGCAGGGGCTGAGCAGTGGCAC from Streptomyces formicae includes these protein-coding regions:
- a CDS encoding ABC transporter permease, which encodes MSFKTDSAAPRATPVAARTATRRPRMSWADMVVAAAVLVLLYVTLRVGQGTTVSFTPDQAAHVDTDPSRLPYDAARSLLRMFAALAASTVFTFVYAYAAAKSRRLERILIPALDILQSVPVLGFLTVAVTGFLALFPGSMLGLECAAIFAIFTSQAWNMTFGFYSSLTSLPRELDELSRSFGFTRWMRFWKVELPAGAIGMVWNGMMSFGGGWFFLVASEAISVNNQNYALPGVGSYAGAAIADGDLGKVGWAVLAMAVMVIGVNFLFWRPLTAWAERFKNEQSGASEVQKSLVLDLLRRSHWPQLTGRVLRPAGRALNRAGRVLGVDDRPLAVDRKRQRTGDIAFAVVAGALILWGLADLAGYLNARTGLGVFGEPLLLGLVTLARVVVLVAVATVIWVPIGVKIGFSPKLTRIAQPVVQVLASFPANFLFPLAVWFFLKTGLSIDVGGILLMALGAQWYILFNTIAGAMAIPTDLREAMDDLGVRGWQRWKRLIIPGIFPAYVTGGITASGGAWNASIVAEIVTFGGTTLTATGLGAYIAQATEAGDFPRLLAGVAVMSVYVVALNRLVWRRLYRLAESRYSL
- a CDS encoding nitrate/sulfonate/bicarbonate ABC transporter ATP-binding protein, giving the protein MVLNTLRNLRSAPSLTNTLLAPAPGAPARPAADGEVLLETAGLTKSYAGADGELPVLSGIDLQVRAGEVVALLGRSGSGKSTLLRCLAGLVPASSGGVTYRGAPLTGANPGTAMVFQTFALLPWLTVQQNVELGLEAKGLSADERAEAALRAIDLIGLDGFESAYPKELSGGMRQRVGFARALVVEPDVLLMDEPFSALDVLTAENLRGELMELWESGQFPTRAIVLVTHNIEEAVLMADRIVVLGSRPYGTIRETFEVGLERPRDRNARAFEELIDRVYRTMTGREKETRTPGRTDAVEPERRTPANTPLPPAGVDGLSGLAEMVAHRGGSCDLADLTDELGLEVDDMLPQVDALELLGFATVSGDDLVLTEAGTGFARADVQQSKTIFADAAMGAPLVRLIVASLRQNPKGTLRAGFFRDVLAHHFTSEQVTRQLETATDWGRYAELYSYDAEPQEYRLDESGTGNGKATGTSSGTER
- the kdpF gene encoding K(+)-transporting ATPase subunit F, whose product is MTAENIVGLIVAVALLGYLVLALVKPERF
- the kdpA gene encoding potassium-transporting ATPase subunit KdpA, encoding MSPVLAGVLQLLALIAALALAYRPLGDYMARVYSSDKHLRVEKWIYKAIGANPTAEMRWPAYLRGVLAFSAVSVLFLYLLQRVQGSLPGSLGFSSIDPDQAFNTAASFVSNTNWQSYYGEQAMGHVVQTGGLAVQNFVSAAVGIAVAVALVRGFALPRTLRSARAGGTPTRTGELGNFWADLVRGIVRILLPISVVGAIVLVAAGAIQNFAGIHEVGQFMGGSQQWNGGAVASQEVIKELGTNGGGYFNANSAHPFENPNAFTNIFEIFLILLIPFALTRTFGKMVGSVRQGYAILAAMGIIWIGFTVLMWWTEFAGRGPAFEIAGGALEGKETRFGIGASSIFAVATTLTSTGAVDSFHSSFTGFGGGITMLGMQLGEIAPGGVGSGLYGMLIMAIIAVFIAGLMVGRTPEYLGKKIGTREIKLAALYILVTPALVLCFTAAAMALPTPGNSMTNSGAHGFSEILYAYTSGANNNGSAFAGLNADTQWFNTTIGLAMLLGRFLPMVFVLALAGSLAEQKPVPATAGTLRTDKPLYAGLLVGTILIITGLTYFPALALGPLAEGLAS
- the kdpB gene encoding potassium-transporting ATPase subunit KdpB, with product MTTNVKKHEDAVEQTSTATPTRAPHSDVPTGHKPESGRVGAGLFDPKQLVKSLPDAIRKLDPRVMVKSPVMFVVLVGSVITTVLAVKDPGNWFGWAIAAWLWLTTIFANLAEAVAEGRGKAQADTLRKAKTDTVARRLVGTNEERVPGTELRIGDLVVCEAGDIIPGDGDVVEGVASVDESAITGESAPVIRESGGDRSAVTGGTKVLSDRIVIKITTKPGETFIDRMISLVEGAARQKTPNEIALNILLASLTIVFLLAVVTLKPFAIYAGADAQTSMIVLVALLVCLIPTTIGALLSAIGIAGMDRLVQRNVLAMSGRAVEAAGDVSTLLLDKTGTITLGNRQAAEFVPVQGTTEAEVADAAQLSSLADETPEGRSVVVLAKEKYGLRERHQGELAHATWIAFTAQTRMSGVDIDGRKVRKGAAGSVMAWVQEEGGTVADDADTISNRISEAGGTPLLVAVKDEKGARVLGVIHLKDVVKDGMRERFQELRRMGIKTVMITGDNPLTAKAIAEEAGVDDFLAEATPEDKMALIKREQAGGKLVAMTGDGTNDAPALAQADVGVAMNTGTSAAKEAGNMVDLDSNPTKLIEIVEIGKQLLITRGALTTFSIANDVAKYFAIIPAMFAVAYPSLDKLNIMALSSPESAILSAVIFNALIIIALVPLALKGVQYRPTSADKMLRRNLGIYGLGGLVAPFIGIKVIDMLISLIPGIG
- a CDS encoding potassium-transporting ATPase subunit C, giving the protein MNTSFGNAARLIGAGLRALLVLTLVTGVIYPLVVTGIAQGLFSDKANGSEITADGKVVGSSLIGQTYNLPKKDPDDAEEAAVPDLKWFQPRPSNGLGSNSVNTQYSLILSGATNRSGDNEDLIQWVKDAKAAVVKDNSTADYKVKPSDVPADAVTSSGSGLDPHISPEYAELQAHRVAEKNNLPLAQVDKLVADHTQGRILGFMGEPRVNVLELNIALKDLASKS